The region CGATTTCCTGTATGAAATGTTCCGGTCGTCTCCGTTCGCCCGTCGCTAGCACTTGACGACCAATGTCCTCGAAGACGACGGGACGGGCCTCAAGgttcatcaacagcatcgatTGCAATTGTGTCTTGGCACGGCGCAACTCCTGATCGCCGGGTCGTGATTGCATCGTAAACAGTTCCCGCGTGATCACCTCCACGAGATTGCGCACGTGCGATGGCGGGGCGGTCGCGTGTATACAGAACAGTCCAGTATCGGCGTACGCATGGTTGTAGGCCGTCGCGCTGTACATCCAGTGGTATCGGTTGAGCACGTTCGTGTAGAGCCGGGTGTACATGCCTTTGCCGGGACCACCGGCCGAGAACGAGCCTCCGCCTCCCATCATCATGTTCAGCACACACGCAGCAATGAAGTCTTTGTCCTGGTGCGAGCATCCCCGCAATCCGATCACGACGTGAGCCAGCTCGGGAAGACCGACTGCAGCGTACACGGGAATGGCACACTCTTCCAGCTTCGAACCACCCGTGTACTGGGCGATCGAAGTGTCGACAGATTTCGGGTGCACGGAGCTGCTCCGTTCACTTTCCCACGTAGCCGATCCTTGAACGAAGAAGCGTTCCGCATACCGTACCAGGTCATCGTGcggcacaccgacaccggccaGCACCATACGGTCTGGTGTATGATGGTGTCCCAGGTAGGAAAGCAACGTATCACGGTCGATCTTGGGCACATTATCGGCCGGGCAGAGCTTAGGGAAGCCAAGCGTGTTATCCCGGTAGCCCGCAGCGTGCACCATATCCATCACAATCGGTTCCTGTTCCGGGCGCATTCCGAGGGTTTCCAGATCGAACTGAACCGCCTGTCTGGCTAGTTCGATCTCATCTACCGAGAGTCGTGGGCGCAACACCACTTCCGACAGGATGCGCGTCACAGATTCCAAACCCCGGCTGTCGGCACTGGCCGCGTACACGAACGTATCGCGCGAACTCTGGCAATCACAGATTCCTCCGTGGCGTTCGAGCTCCCGGAATATCACATCTCGTTCGCTAAACTCACCGGTCGATTGAAAGGCCAGTTTCTCgagaaaatgtgaaatgcCGCTGGGATAGGCAAGCTCGTACCGTGGTCCAGAATCAATCACCACGCCGACGGTGCAGAACTGGCCGAAACGGTTCTCCGATGCAACACGCAGCCCGTTGCTAAGGCGAGTTACTTGTGTTGCATTGTTCTGGTCACCCGGCCGGGCATACTCCACTGGAGGCAGATCCGGGATCGGTTGTGAGAGCGGTGGCAAGGGAGTGACGATTTCGTTCGATGGGACATTCACCGTCGAACCGTCGAGATTACTGgcgcgcccaccaccacccacatcGCCGCTCTTGACCGCAAACGAGCGAGTCCAGTGTGATGATCCGTTGCTGGGAAGTGAAGCGGAAAGATCGTATCAATCaatatcatcattatcattatgtGACCGATTTGACTTCACCCGCTTTTGCGATCTTGCTGGAGGGAGAAGCCAGCGCTAGCTTTCTTACCATCTGTGGAGCAGTAGGCGTTTCGTAAGTGCTCGTACGTTATAAGGGAGCGACATCGTTTTGAATCGGGAAATCCGCGCTAACCTTGCCCTGCCGGCTGTACTGAACTAGCGAGgcaattttcaacaaaaattgCATGTATTTTGCCTCTGAAGGCCACAAGTATtgagaaaaatcgaaaaaaaacctcccagtTTGACAGCCGCATTCATAGCGCCCGGATGAAAATTATACGCGAATTGAGGACATGCTCCAAAGACGGATTAAAATTACTCCAATTTCCTCGCTTCTTACGATTTCTTCCAATAATTTAGAAATACAACAAATCTAGTAGATCAGTCGGAATCttagacccccccccccccccaggattAAAATAAAAGTAGCGTTCGATTTAATGTCCAGTACGCTCCGATGTCGAACAAGCGTGGgaattgtgttttatttgtttaagaAAAACGGATCAGACGGGCAGGCCCGTCGAGGCCCGCGACACAGTCCGGCTGCTCTTCTTAGGCGTTAAGACGgtcgcgctggtgctgctcccaCTTGGCGAGGGTTCCGTGATCGTTGAAGAACTGAACGCCGCAACCGTCCGGCTTCAGGCGTCCCTCCTCATTGTGTTTCACGTACTCATCGCGATCGTACTTGGTGAAGCCCCACTTCTTCGAGATGAAGATCTTCTGGCGACCGGGGAACTTGAACTTTGCACGACGCAGTGCCTCCACAACCTGAGCCTTGAATCGATCGCTCGAGCGCACCGACATGATTGGCTGTCCGATGTGCACACGGGCCACCGTACCCTGGGGCTTGCCGAAAGCACCACGCATTCCAGTTTGGAGCCTACCGAAGAGACAAATCGATAGAAAGGAATATTAGAAATAGTTTTTGATCGCCGCGCTGATATCGTAATAGGAATTTTGGTTTGGAAATCAGTATTTGTCAACGTGTATATGGGTAATCATTAGATTCATAACCCAATGCTCTGTAAAGGCGTATCATCATTGATGGGAATACCATACTGCTGCGATAAGAAGGGAACAATAACATCAAGATTACTCACCTATCAGCTCCGGCACAGGACAACATTTTGTTGATGCGGATCACATGGAACGGATGAACGCGCATACGAATGTGGAACTGGTCCTTGCCGCAGAACTTCACCAGATACTTGTTGCAGCAAATGCGGCCAGCTTCCAGCGCTTCCGAGCTGAGCTGTTCATACTCGTCCGACACGAGATGCACGCAGAGCGGGAAGTCTTCGGCCGATGCCTTCTTGCGACCAAGATCGAAGATACGGATCTTCGGATCCGGCACACCACGACAGAAACGCGACTTCGGGTAGGGCTTGTTCTTACAGTAGCGGTAgctggagagaaagagagcgataaTTAGCGACCACAGTTCTTTGGGTGAATTCGGTGTTGGAGCTGCTGGTTAGCGGAAACGATCTGCGAAGGTCGtatctttcactttcacaaaATCACTTAAGGCAGCGCTCTCTGTAAAACGGTGGAGCACGTTTACGGAGACTGCCTTGGGAAAGAATTTCGCAACCAACACGCTCCTATCACCAGATGAATCAGCGCATTTTCTACTTACCATCTTGCAGGACGGCGCCCCATCTTGATCTACAACGAATCGAAGAAACAAATGCCACACATTAAAAATTGTccgcatacacacgcgcgcacacacacacaccaagcGGCTGTCATGGGAAATGTGGTTCCTCCAGTATCTTCTACCGGAACAATCGCATTTTCTCGCGTTGTTAAGCGACTACGGAATAACGCAATGTTTCTCCGCAAAGtgtgcatgttgctgctggatcagGCGTAGCGAAAAAGATGAAACTTCCCGCACAACTTCGCTAATCGAGACGGAAACTTACCTGGTGGGCACGAGTGCTGTTCACCAAAAGAGACTTTACGCCGGAAAGAGTTGTTGAAGTTTGGCACCGCTGACAGCACAGGGTGAACAAACCGGAAATCGGGAGCTCGATTCGTTTGCTCGAAACCACCAACAATTTTTTGAATATGAATAATCTCGCAGCAGTTGCTCTTGCGTTTCCAACAAAGCTACCTTTGGAGTAATTTTATGCGCAATCCAACATCCAAGCCCTTTTTATTCAATGGCTGAAGAGCGAACCAGAAATATATGTAATATGGAGTTTGATTGAGCGAATGGAATATATATTACACTTTGGCCTGTACAACATATCCTTGTAAGTTATCGGAAACGCTGTCTTTCTGTGTTCAATAAACTaaacttttaaaaaatcatgatCCTGGATTGGACGATACAATTGGACGAGCAAGATCTGAGCGTGTGGACCACCTGGTACCatggaaaactttggaaaaactTCGGGAACCTGCCAGTATAAATAGAGTTGTGgtgtttttcgtcgtcgtcgtgacgcTTGgtgacgcacgcacacgcaccctTTGTTTGTCATCCGGGCAACGCTCTAGAAACGAAAGTCATTGTCGTCCCAGCAAATCGAGCCCGGTTCGGAGATTTCCCGATTAAACGGACCAAAGAGAAGTGTCCAACG is a window of Anopheles aquasalis chromosome 2, idAnoAquaMG_Q_19, whole genome shotgun sequence DNA encoding:
- the LOC126572662 gene encoding 60S ribosomal protein L10 produces the protein MGRRPARCYRYCKNKPYPKSRFCRGVPDPKIRIFDLGRKKASAEDFPLCVHLVSDEYEQLSSEALEAGRICCNKYLVKFCGKDQFHIRMRVHPFHVIRINKMLSCAGADRLQTGMRGAFGKPQGTVARVHIGQPIMSVRSSDRFKAQVVEALRRAKFKFPGRQKIFISKKWGFTKYDRDEYVKHNEEGRLKPDGCGVQFFNDHGTLAKWEQHQRDRLNA
- the LOC126572993 gene encoding mitochondrial-processing peptidase subunit alpha, with amino-acid sequence MSLPYNVRALTKRLLLHRCNGSSHWTRSFAVKSGDVGGGGRASNLDGSTVNVPSNEIVTPLPPLSQPIPDLPPVEYARPGDQNNATQVTRLSNGLRVASENRFGQFCTVGVVIDSGPRYELAYPSGISHFLEKLAFQSTGEFSERDVIFRELERHGGICDCQSSRDTFVYAASADSRGLESVTRILSEVVLRPRLSVDEIELARQAVQFDLETLGMRPEQEPIVMDMVHAAGYRDNTLGFPKLCPADNVPKIDRDTLLSYLGHHHTPDRMVLAGVGVPHDDLVRYAERFFVQGSATWESERSSSVHPKSVDTSIAQYTGGSKLEECAIPVYAAVGLPELAHVVIGLRGCSHQDKDFIAACVLNMMMGGGGSFSAGGPGKGMYTRLYTNVLNRYHWMYSATAYNHAYADTGLFCIHATAPPSHVRNLVEVITRELFTMQSRPGDQELRRAKTQLQSMLLMNLEARPVVFEDIGRQVLATGERRRPEHFIQEIEKITAEDVQNVARKMLSSAPALAARGEIKGIPDVKDISAALANEGRLPGNRRLSLFR